A genomic stretch from Octopus sinensis linkage group LG14, ASM634580v1, whole genome shotgun sequence includes:
- the LOC115219478 gene encoding golgin subfamily A member 7: MEDISRIPQPNGIKVFIQRDYTDGTPVRFQTKFPAELEGRIERSTFAETINTINEMYKEAESLGGSTYCESCFACLTAYLSYLCVDTHYEKCLKKIGRYIENQNQTIYVSRGLMLVDPAERGLRTLEICILQDSGGIGGSGGSGLGGR, from the exons ATGGAGGATATATCCAGGATTCCACAACCTAATGGAATTAAAGTTTTCATTCAGCGAGACTATACAGATGGCACCCCAGTCAGATTCCAGACAAAATTTCCTGCTGAATTGGAAGGAAGG ATTGAAAGATCAACATTTGCAGAAACAATAAACACCATCAATGAAATGTACAAAGAAGCCGAAAGCTTGGGTGGTAGTACCTATTGTGAAAGCTGTTTTGCTTGcctcactgcatatctttcctaTTTGTGTGTGGACACTCACTATGAAAAG TGTTTGAAAAAGATTGGTCGATATATTGAAAACCAAAATCAAACAATATATGTTTCTCGTGGATTAATGTTGGTAGATCCAGCTGAACGTGGTTTGCGAACA TTGGAAATCTGCATCTTGCAAGACTCTGGTGGTATTGGCGGCAGCGGAGGAAGTGGTCTTGGAGGAAGATGA